The nucleotide window GTTCCTGGCGGTGGCGCTGATGAACCTCAAACTGTGGGAACTGGCCGGCCTGGCCGCGCCGCTGCTGGTCAACTTGGCGCTGCAGGTGGTGGTGGTGGCGCTGTTCTGCGGCGTGGTGTTCCGGGTGATGGGCCGCGACTACGACGCGGCGGTGATGGGCGGCGGCTTCATCGGCTTCATGCTGGGCACCACGGCCAATGCGATGGCGGTGATGCGCACCCTGGTGGAACGCTATGGCATGGCGCCGCGCGCATTCCTGGTGGCGCCGCTGGTGGGCGCGTTCTTCATCGACTTCACCAACGCGCTGATCATCACCGGGTTCATCAATCTGTGGGATTGATCGATCCCTGGAGTTGAACGAGCGTTGATACTCATCGACCGTCATCCCGGCGAAGGCCGGGATGACGATAGGGGCATACGGCTAGCGCTTGCCGTATTTGTCGGCCAGCCGCTTGTTCAACGCCTTGTTCTGCACTTTCGCATTGGCCTTGTCGGCCAGGCGCGAGGCCAGCTTGTCGGCCGCCGCGGCGACTTCGTCGCGCAGCTTGAGGTAGTTGAGGAAGCGGCCCTCGTCCAGCTCCTCGCGCTCGATCGCCGCACGCACGGCGCAGCCCGGTTCGCGCTGGTGCGAGCAGTCGCGGAACCTGCACTGCGCCGCCAGCGCTTCGATGTCGGCGAAGCCGCCGTCGGCCAGGTCTTCCTCACCGGTGGGCTTGAGTTCGCGCATGCCGGGGGTGTCGATCAGGCAGGCGCCAGCGGGCAGCGGAATGAGCGCGCGGAACGTGGTGGTGTGGCGCCCGCGCGAGTCGCTTTCGCGGACTTCGCCGGTCTTCATGCGCTCGTCGCCGAGCAGGGTGTTGGTCAGCGTGGACTTGCCCGCGCCCGACGACCCCACCAGCACCACCGTATGGCCCGGTTCCAGCCACGGGGCCAGCTGCGCGACGCTGCCGGCATCCTTCGCATTGACGGTGAACACCGGCACGCCCTGCGCGGTGAGGTCGGCCAGCACCTCCACCGCGTCCTCGGCGTATTCGGTGCGGTCGGCCTTGGTCAGCACCACC belongs to Pseudoxanthomonas sp. F37 and includes:
- the rsgA gene encoding ribosome small subunit-dependent GTPase A, translated to MRAMPETPVPSVPDVTLLRSIGWPYTGKPEDSAWRAAMEAHPGATPARVIEQHRSGYVVADAPGVGVKAESLPEWQRPRFPAHERPAVGDWVLLEGAASRRPRIVALLPRHTGIKRGAAGEHYHQQVIAANVDTVFIVCGLDADFNPRRIERYLLLVGGGGAQPVVVLTKADRTEYAEDAVEVLADLTAQGVPVFTVNAKDAGSVAQLAPWLEPGHTVVLVGSSGAGKSTLTNTLLGDERMKTGEVRESDSRGRHTTTFRALIPLPAGACLIDTPGMRELKPTGEEDLADGGFADIEALAAQCRFRDCSHQREPGCAVRAAIEREELDEGRFLNYLKLRDEVAAAADKLASRLADKANAKVQNKALNKRLADKYGKR